In Kryptolebias marmoratus isolate JLee-2015 linkage group LG20, ASM164957v2, whole genome shotgun sequence, a genomic segment contains:
- the sugp1 gene encoding SURP and G-patch domain-containing protein 1, producing the protein MESSGAGRGGSWMSKPGQPQKNKMNMNILRQEKLIAQKKKEIEARMAEQAKLNAQTTSKPLPSSLPSPQGASSNKFANDGSFLQQFMKMQKEKVPDISDSSSETKTPSVSASSPAGISLQKKSVFVGQRPTLKVNKMLSQYKSLSQSKKNPVLSQRPSVFCSTDDEDEEEETDYSKFLEMKVSPPEDSDTRLIINKMASFVAEGGPELEKKAKEDYKDDPMFSFLYDKSSLEYLYYNKKVAELKRDLERAETKSNNVSPPVDAETLQIIENLAKFVAEGGPEVEAIAVERNRENPAFSFLYDHQSPAYQLYKEKLQEHHAATCQSSPPPAADFRTDAYRPGVSPLLNSTSVLHSPESETPPVKRKRKSRWGSEDDKVQLPVPSIVIPHEVNVPDPNTPSLSAQELSGLGYKKGKPLGLVGVTELSEDQKKQLKEQQEMQEMYEMIMKHKRAMADMQKLWEKAIRDHQHEYDSDEEVDERAGTWEHQLRKMEMEKTREWAESLTEMGKGKHFIGDFLPPEELDKFMETFKALKEGRDPDYSEYKEFKLTVENLGFRMLMKMGWKEGEGLGSEGQGIKDPVNKGTTAMNGAGFGIERPAELSKGDDEYDAFRKRMMLAYRFRPNPLNNPRRPYY; encoded by the exons ATGGAGTCTAGCGGTGCAG GTCGAGGAGGATCATGGATGTCCAAACCAGGCCagccacagaaaaacaaaatgaacatgaatATTCTCCGTCAAGAAAAACTGATTGCTCAAAAGAAGAAGGAGATTGAAGCAAGAATGGCAGAGCAGGCAAAACTGAATGCACAGACCACTAGCAAGCCCCTGCCATCGAG CTTGCCCAGTCCACAGGGAGCATCTTCTAATAAATTTGCAAATGATGGAAGCTTCTTGCAGCAGTTCATGAAGATGCAGAAGGAGAAAGTTCCTGATATCTCTG aTTCTTCCAGTGAAACTAAGACCCCCTCAGTCTCAGCTTCATCTCCAGCAGGAATCTCTCTGCAGAAAAAGAGTGTTTTCGTTGGCCAGCGGCCGACCCTTAAAGTTAACAAAATGCTTAGTCAGTACAAGAGCCTTTCACAGTCCAAGAAGAATCCTGTTCTCAGCCAGAGGCCGAGTGTGTTTTGTTCAACAGacgatgaagatgaagaagaggaaactgATTACTCCAAATTCTTAGAGATGAAAG TCTCTCCCCCAGAGGATTCAGACACCAGACTCATTATCAACAAGATGGCCTCTTTTGTGGCGGAAGGAGGACCTGAGCTGGAGAAGAAAGCCAAGGAGGACTACAAAGACGATCCTATGTTCTC GTTTTTGTATGACAAGAGCAGCTTGGAGTATCTGTACTACAATAAAAAAGTTGCAGAGTTGAAGAGGGATTTGGAGAGAGCTGAGACTAAATCAAATAATG TCTCCCCCCCAGTGGACGCGGAAACCCTGCAAATCATTGAAAATCTGGCCAAGTTTGTGGCGGAGGGTGGCCCCGAGGTGGAAGCAATTGCTGTTGAGCGCAACCGAGAGAACCCAGCTTTCAG ctttttatatGACCACCAAAGTCCAGCTTATCAGCTCTACAAAGAGAAACTGCAGGAGCACCACGCTGCAACTTGCCAGAGCTCGCCGCCTCCAGCAGCAGACTTCAGGACGGATGCTTATCGACCGGGAGTCTCTCCGCTGCTCAACAGCACATCGGTGCTTCACAGTCCGGAATCAGAAACGCCGCCAGTCAAACGAAAAAGAAAGAGTCGGTGGGGGTCTGAAGACGACAAAGTGCAGCTGCCGGTTCCTTCAATTGTTATTCCTCACGAGGTTAATGTTCCAGACCCCAACACACCCTCCCTCTCTG CTCAGGAGCTCAGTGGTCTTGGATATAAGAAGGGAAAACCTCTTGGACTGGTTGGAGTGACCGAACTGTCTGAGGATCAGAAGAAACAACTCAAAGAGCAACAAGAG ATGCAAGAGATGTACGAGATGATCATGAAACACAAGCGGGCCATGGCAGACATGCAGAAGTTGTGGGAGAAAGCCATTAGAGATCACCAGCACGAATATGACAGCGATGAAGAAGTGGACGAGCGGGCTGGCACCTGGGAACATCAGCTGAGAAAGATGGAGATGGAGAAGACGCGTG AGTGGGCAGAATCTCTGACAGAGATGGGCAAAGGGAAACATTTTATTGGTGACTTCCTTCCCCCTGAAGAACTGGATAAGTTCATGGAGACGTTTAAGGCACTCAAA GAAGGCCGGGACCCAGACTACTCTGAGTACAAGGAGTTTAAGTTGACGGTGGAGAATCTTGGTTTCCGAATGCTCATGAAAATGGGCTGGAAGGAAGGGGAAGGCCTCGGTAGCGAAGGGCAGGGAATCAAAGATCCTGTCAACAA AGGAACTACAGCTATGAACGGGGCAGGGTTTGGAATCGAGCGTCCAGCTGAGCTTTCAAAAGGCGACGATGAGTACGATGCTTTTAGAAAGAGGATGATGCTTGCTTATCGCTTCAGGCCAAACCCACTG AATAATCCCAGGAGGCCGTATTACTGA